One window of Bacillus sp. THAF10 genomic DNA carries:
- the rsmD gene encoding 16S rRNA (guanine(966)-N(2))-methyltransferase RsmD, whose translation MRVVSGKWKGRQLKAVPGMNTRPTTDKVKEAVFNIIGPYFDGGVALDLFGGSGSLGIEAVSRGIEKVIFVDKDGKAIQTIKQNVASFEMENQVEIYRNDAKRALNALKKRDIQFDLILLDPPYKKHHLEELLHIIHDCKLLAPSGIIMAEHSNEVVLQDNMDELTRVRQENYGLTVISVYRYGSENKGE comes from the coding sequence ATGAGAGTAGTTTCAGGGAAATGGAAAGGCAGACAGCTGAAAGCGGTTCCAGGAATGAACACAAGACCTACAACGGATAAAGTTAAAGAGGCGGTGTTTAATATTATTGGGCCCTACTTTGATGGTGGTGTGGCACTTGATTTATTTGGAGGAAGCGGATCACTTGGGATTGAAGCAGTTAGCCGAGGAATAGAAAAGGTTATTTTTGTAGATAAAGATGGAAAAGCAATTCAGACCATAAAGCAAAATGTTGCGAGCTTTGAAATGGAGAATCAGGTTGAAATTTACCGTAATGATGCGAAACGAGCATTAAATGCGTTAAAGAAACGTGACATTCAATTTGATTTAATCTTATTGGATCCACCCTATAAAAAGCATCACTTAGAAGAGTTACTACATATCATTCATGATTGTAAGCTTTTAGCTCCATCGGGGATTATCATGGCAGAACATAGCAATGAAGTGGTTTTGCAAGATAATATGGATGAGCTTACAAGAGTAAGACAGGAAAACTATGGACTAACTGTCATTTCCGTTTACCGCTACGGATCGGAGAATAAGGGGGAATAA